Proteins encoded within one genomic window of uncultured Desulfobacter sp.:
- a CDS encoding dual specificity protein phosphatase family protein, giving the protein MSYHLTWITRSLAVGRAPMSYAELDIIRENGIHAIVNLCAEFSDLHEIEEKAGFDVFHLPIWDEDVPEMAQMEDALAWMDEAIYLGKKVLVHCRHGIGRTGTFVTAYMIRKGLGLKAASKKLKRTQANPSTYSQWKLVKKYNKKSGMLKIRKPSLELKNKVDLGRFFSDYEALVDRIDQEAAGGRAKDDEILCGTGAHPCCKLPFTMPFIEVVYIHTRMGWQMKSDQRTAAVQQAMDALQAKDSACPFNCGDGCRIFDFRPVRCRTFMIDRFDQDNVQISNQLRELSGTVFLALSGKFLENGQFSFSMAETVSGKFVQAYFNFMAFNK; this is encoded by the coding sequence ATGAGCTACCATCTGACATGGATTACCCGGAGCCTGGCCGTGGGCCGTGCCCCTATGTCCTATGCCGAGCTGGATATCATCCGGGAGAACGGTATCCACGCCATTGTCAACCTCTGCGCCGAATTCAGCGATCTCCATGAGATTGAGGAAAAGGCAGGATTCGATGTCTTTCACCTGCCCATCTGGGATGAGGATGTACCTGAGATGGCCCAAATGGAAGACGCCCTGGCCTGGATGGACGAGGCCATATACCTGGGGAAAAAGGTGCTGGTCCACTGCCGTCACGGTATCGGCAGGACCGGTACATTTGTTACCGCCTATATGATCCGTAAAGGCTTGGGGTTAAAGGCTGCCTCCAAAAAGCTCAAGCGGACCCAGGCCAACCCCTCCACTTACAGCCAGTGGAAGCTGGTAAAAAAGTACAATAAAAAATCGGGCATGCTCAAGATAAGAAAGCCCTCACTGGAATTGAAAAACAAGGTGGATCTGGGCCGGTTTTTTTCAGACTATGAAGCGTTGGTGGACAGGATTGACCAGGAGGCGGCAGGGGGGAGGGCCAAAGATGATGAGATCCTTTGCGGCACAGGCGCTCATCCCTGCTGTAAGCTGCCCTTTACCATGCCTTTTATCGAGGTGGTCTACATCCACACCCGTATGGGCTGGCAAATGAAATCGGACCAGCGGACCGCTGCGGTTCAACAGGCCATGGATGCATTGCAGGCAAAGGATAGTGCCTGTCCCTTTAACTGCGGGGATGGGTGCCGAATTTTTGACTTCAGGCCGGTCAGGTGCCGGACCTTCATGATTGATAGGTTTGATCAGGACAATGTCCAAATCTCAAATCAGCTCCGGGAATTGTCCGGAACGGTATTTCTGGCCCTGTCCGGAAAATTCCTGGAAAACGGGCAGTTTTCATTTTCTATGGCAGAAACAGTCTCCGGTAAATTTGTCCAAGCCTATTTTAACTTTATGGCTTTTAATAAATAG